From Pleurocapsa sp. PCC 7319:
CGCTTGATGTGAAATAAGTAGATCCACTTTATTAAACATGGAATGGTTAAGATCGGGGTTAGGTGATAGGGGTTAGGGATTAGGGAGAATCATCTTCAATTTTTTTACCAAAAAGCTCTAAGCTCTAAGCCAATAGCTCTAAGCTCTAAAGTTTACGCTTTGTAAACGGCTAACAGTGAGACAGTTCGTTGGCGGTGAAGCAGGGCGTTGGCGGGGTTCCCCCGCTTGAAGCCACTGCTGAACCCTTTAGGGGGTACGATGCGGCCATACGCCTGGCCTTTGTCCCGCTTAAAGAAACTGTCGAACCCGAAGGGCTTATAGCTATTGGGTTTAATGCCCCCAGCAAACAAAGTTTGGTGGTCTTCAATTAGGAGGGGTTAAAGCCCCTTCTAATTGGCTTATAGCTTATAGCTTATAGCTTATAGCTTATAGCTTATAGCTTATAGCTTATAGCTGCGGCTTTGCCGCTTTACTGTTCTATTAGACGTTTTATTAGGTGGAGCTACTTAGCTAGATAAAATTAGTTAGAAAGGGCGAAACACTTTTAAGCTTTTAATAACCAAAAAGCTGTGTAGGTCATTCCAGAATCATCTGGTTGAATTAACAAAAAATGTAATCCCTTGGCTACTTGTTTTTTCTGTTCATAATCTTGAGCTACTCTAGTAGCTTGTTCTGATTCAAAGGTATTAAATACCCAACGATCTACTAAGCCAGTTTCTAAAATAAAGCCTCCAGATTTTCCGACTTCAGTAGGAATATAGTTAATATATGCCGGGTTCTCTTGCTCAATCCAACGAGCAATCTGCATTGTTTTACGACCACCATAAACTACTATGCCCGGAATCATAATATTATGAGCGATACCTAAATTAAGGGGCAAAAATGATTCAGGTAAATGACAAATAGGAATCGGGCGATCGCGAAACAAATCAACAATTTGTCCCGCAGCTATATTGGCAATTTGCCATTGATCTCCCCAAATATTCTCAGGTAAAGCCTGTGGTGGTGGCTGATCTAAGGCGAGGGGATTATGGTTAGGAAACTGTTGGTTATATTTCTCAGTTAATACTTGTTTTAAAACTTCGGTATTTCTGGTAGCTTCAACTTCAATACCTAACTTTTCGGCGACAACAGTTAATAAGCCCAGTGATTGAGGACGAAAAATTTGAATTTTGTCGGGTAATTGTCCTTTTGCTACTGACAATATTTGTTGTTCTAACCATTGGGGATTGGCATTTGCTGAAGAACATTGTGCTGTATAAACTAGTTTTTCTGGGTGATTGTCTGATGCCAAGGTAGGAGACTCACAAATAATCAATTCCCATTGTCTCTGTTGGTCTTCTGATTGAGAGGGAAGATGATAAAAATCAGCTTGCCATATATGCATAAAAGAGGCTGTAAAGTCAGTAATGGACAGTGTCTTTTATTTTAAAGGAATTACTGATTATCTCGTAGCAACGCCATCTAGACCATCTGAAAGATGGATTCTGCCACAGCAAGATATAGTTTTGGATTATCAATAGATGCCAATTGCTCGAATATTTCTGCTGTTAAGTTAGGGTTTTGCAACACCAAACTAGCGATCGCAGGGTTTTTAGCCAATCTGACAAGGATTTTCTCAGAACTATTGGATGAAGTGCTGCTAACTGCTGTATCTTCGGATGAGAATCGAATCTTGAGCTAGCGTATCTAGTACATCACTATCGAGCGAATGAGAAAGCCTTTGCGAGCTATTTGGCGGTCTTTTGCCATTTCTTTGATTAATTCCATTGGCAAATCGTGGCGCAAAGCTACTGCTTATTTTACACCTGGTTCGGCATCAAAAGCTAATTGCTTTAGAATATTTAGATCTGTATATAGGATTATTGGCGATCGCCAACCTGATTTTTTTTCCTTATTTCTCTGTTTCGAGGAGCGTAAAAGCCTTTAAGTTCTTTGGTTTCGTTATAGGCATCGGGATGTGCTTCGGCAAAAGTTCCGCATTATTAAATGCGTGGGTAGCTTTTGGTTACCGTTTATGTTACGTTTACCAAAGCGTATTTTTATATATATAATAATAGCTTTAGTTCTAATCTGGCTATAAAACGACAATTATTAAACTATAATATAGCAATCTGGTTACCAAAAACAAGAAAATGGCTACAGGCATTACAAAACATGAGCAGCTTTCAGAAGATGCGATCTCAGCATCAGATTTTTATGAGGAGCCAATTCCACTTCCGAAAAAAAACGAAATAGCTACACTAACCTATTCAGGAAAATCTTCTTTAGATGAGATTTTTTGTGATGTTCCACGTAAATTTTTAAGAATTGAATCGTCCTTAAATACAAAGCTTGAGACTATTCCCACAAATTCGTTTGTTTTAGATGATAATATTTTTGTTCTTAATGAGCTAATAAGACTTAATAAAAAAACTACGCTTTTCTATCTCGATCCTCCATATGGAACTGGTCATGATTTCCAATGTAGAAAGTTAAAGCACGCATACAAAGATAATATGGGGCAAGCTGAATATCTTGAATTCATGCGACGACGTTTAATTCTTATGCGCGAATGTTTGAAAGACAATGGCTCAATATATGTCCACATTGGTCATCAAATGCTAGCTCATTTAAAAGTCGTGATGGATGAAATATTTGGAGGTAATAATTTCCGTAATCTAATCACAAGAAGAAAGTGTAGTAGTAAAAACTTTACTCGTAATCAGTATGCAAATCTCAATGACTATATTCTTTTCTATACAAAAACGAGTTCCTATGTGTGGAATCAGCCAGGAGTAGTGCCAGAAAAAGAATGGATTGAAAAAGAATATCCAAAAAAAGATGAATTTGGAAGAAGGTTTAAGCTTGTGCCAGTACATGCACCAGGAACTCGCAATGGTGAAACTGGTAAAGCATGGCGTGGAAAGCTGCCCCCCCCAGGAAAACATTGGCAATATACACCATCTAAACTAGATGAATTAGATCGAGAAGGAGATATTCATTGGTCTCGTAATGGAAATCCTCGACGTAAAGTGTACTGGAATTCTGACAAAAAAAGACCCCTAACTGACTATTGGGAGCAATACCGTGATGCACATCATCAGAGTATTAAAATTACAGGTTATCCAACAGAAAAAAATTTTGAAATGCTCAAAATGATAGTTAGTGCTAGTTCCGATCCAGGAGATTTAGTTATCGATCCTTTCTGTGGTTCAGGTACAACAATACACGCAGCTAGGGAACTTGGACGAAAGTATATTGGAATTGATGCTTCATTTAGTGCTGCAAAAGCCACCTTACATCGTATGAGGTATGGTCTTAAACCTATGGGAGACTATGTAAATAAAAAGAAAAAATCTAAGGCTACGCAGTTACCTCTTGAGTATTCTAATCACAATAATGAAGAATGTCTTTTTATAGTTGATAGTAAACTTTGGGAAGAATATCAAAATGAAATTGAAAAAATTACGTTCTCGCCATGACAATTATACAAGGAATGAAAAAACGAAGTGAAAGAGGTAATTATCACTTGGAACGTTTTATATTTAATTCCGCCTAGCTACTTATAGGACTCTAGCCATTGGGATGTTATACGCTTCTCTGCAAGCTTGAGAGTAACTACACGGACACGTCCATTCCATTGTCCGTCTAAATCACAAGCTTCTTTCCAGGTATCGGAATGCATGAGACCTGGACCATCTGAAAGAAAGACAAGTTTCAGTTGTGTCGAAGTAAAGCCGTCAAATTGTTTAGCTTTTTCAACCTTGTTTGCATTACCTCCAGTTCGATCATCTGACTGAGCACCTCCACGAGTAGAATCATATCGAGCAAATCCGACTGCTAAAATTTCTTCATCCGTAATGCGCTTAATAACAAAGTCGCAAGGATATGATTGTTTAAAATCTGGATAAAGCTCAGAAAGTTCGATATCGCGCCCTGCCCCTCGTGGTCCTTCGATGCTATAGCGATCACGAAAATGCTCCTCAAACCAGTCGAAGAAAGATTCAGTAAGTTGATATCCTAGTTGTCCCCTTGTGTCGTATTCTCCTACTAAAGCAGCTAAAGCATACTTATATTCCATTGGTAAGTCAGAGAATTGATTTTTTAGTTTCGCGATCGGTTTAAAAGTATTTCCATAGGTCTCAATTAGCGTCTCGGTCTTAATCTTCTTTATTTTCTTCGTTGTCTCAGTATCTAACACTGGAGAAACACAGCGTCGATACATCTTCAAAAGAGCCATTCTCTCTTGAGCTGGACGCTTTGAAGAGCGAATACGCTCAAGAACTTCTGCGCTTGATTGAGAATCCTTTATTAGAGTACAAAAAATATCTATAGCATTACCATATTTGTCTGTTAACACTTGAAGAACTTCTGGAAATCGAATTGTACTGTCTATAGGTGTTATTACTTTACTAATATCTGTAATTTGGCTAAGAAATTTATGTTCGCTCATTTAAGCTACGCTTACGCTTTTTATCTTACTTGAGGTTAATCTATACAGGTCGCAGCGTAAGCTAAACATAGGAAAATGACAAGCGAATAAAACAATCTGACATATTAGGGAATGAAGTCTAAATCTTTCCCAAAACTCAGCGATCGCTCTCCCGTCTGAAATATTTGAAAGCTATCCCTCTTTTGTCACTTTCCGAGATTTCCTATTAATAAAAAATTCTCAAAAGCAACGATATCAATTCGTTGAGCCGTTTGTAATTACATTTTCGTCATTTGGTCGCCCGAACAAATTTGTACTAAGAAATAACTAAGCGATCGTTGAACAGACAAGGGTTACAGAATTTAGAAATGACAAAAGTTTTCGGAGAGTGACAAAAGAGGGGTGAACAATTTTGACAGTCAAAATAAGATAAAATGCTTTTACTAAGTAAGTTGAGCATTACTCTATATAGCGATTGCGCTCCGCGCACCAGCAAAGCTGATCGCCGGCGATGAAAGAAACTACTCCCACAGCTATGCCTCCCTGTTTCGATAGATGGTGCAAAAAGTTTGATGATTTACTAAGAACAAAGGCACAAAAAAGAGAGTGCGGAATGCACCGTGCTGCGTCAACTCGGATTTAATCCAGAGAATAATAGTGATAATGATACGTAGTATGTAGGAATATTGCGTACCACCTTTAATTTTTAGTTAACTTTATTCTCCCTTGTTTGGTTTTTCTTTTACTCCCAAATTAATTTATTATTTTCGCTCAATTTGAGATGTGTTTGCCCTGCCCTGAAGCTATGCCTTAGGGCTTATCGCGCTTGACGGGGCTGATTACTGCGATCGCTTTAACTAGTTGGTAATTTATTTTGCCTCGATCATTGCGTGGTAGACTGTTTACCTTAATCCATTTTTTGGGTTGCTTATATTTAGCTAATTGCAACTGTATTTTTTGCTTGATTAGATCTAAATCATGCTCTGAGTTCAGTGGAACATAGATAGCTGTAACTACCTGTCCCCATTGTCGATCGGGTAAACCAATTACACAAACATCTCTAATTAGTTGGGTTGACCAAATAGCAGCTTCGACTTCTGTGGGAAAAACATTTTCGCCTCCTGTAATAATTTTCTGGCTATCTCTACCTACCAGATATAAATAGCCATTTTCGTCTAAATAACCCAAATCATCAGTCACCAAAGATTGAGATTGATTTAATAGCCGGGGATAATATCCCAGGCAAAGAGAGGTCGAACTAATTCTAATTAAACCTGTCTTGTTATCTGGAAAGGAGTTGGTTCCAGACTGAATTTCAACTCGGGCGTGAGGTAAAATTTGACCACTACTGTTATTACCTGCTAAAAATTCGTTGGGTTTAAGTGTCACTACCCCAGAAGCAGTTTCCGTCATTCCATAAGTCGGCGCGAGAGGAATTTGAGATCTTCTAGCGAGTTCTAATAGCGATCGCGATGCTGGCGCGCCACCCAGCAAAACTGTTTTAAATTGCTTTAGCCATTCAGGGATAGTTTTCAGTAGAAATTGCAGTTGAGTAGGAACTAAAGAAATAAAATATTCTTGTTTATGTAAAGTAATTGGTTCAGTTTTAATCACTTTATAGGGGCAGATAATTAAATTGCCTTGAGTTGAAAATGAACGCATAAACTGCATTAAACCACTGACATGATAGAGAGGTAAGATGCAGCAAGAATTAATTGTGTGACAACCAAAATAATTCTGAAACCCAGTTACAGAGGCAGTTAAAGTTGACCAAGTATGCATGGTAAATCGAATTTTACCTGAAGTTCCTCCAGTGGGAATCATAATACAAGATTGCTCGGGTAAATCATATTTTTGGCTGGCTAAACTATTAACTGATGCTTTTGTTTTGATAATTAAATCTTTGGTTACTCGATCAGCAAATACTAAATCAGGTGAGACTAAACTTAATACTTGTTGCCATTCCTGCTGTTGCCAATGGCGATCGCAGAGAAATAAATCTATATCCGCTATTACTGCTGCTAAAAAAGTCGCTAAAAATTTAATTGGATGTGATTCAACAATTACAACTTTTAACTTTCTTTGATGCTTAGTCGTTAATGATTGTATCTGCTTTAATCTAGTTTGAGTTAGCTTATATAACTCTTGACTACTATTATTTTGAATCAGTAGATTGCTCTTATCTACTTGTTCGTCATAGTTTTCTAACCAGTTTCTTTGAGTAGATTTTTTTAATTGCGTTAATAAATCAGGTTTCATTCCCTATATCCGAAGTTAAGAGCTATGAATATCTATGGGGATATCTATATTTTTCTCAATCAATAGTATTAATATGCTTGATTTAACTACGAACAAATAACCATTAAATCCATATAAACACTGACAAATAAGAACTTCCAGATGCAAATATTTCTGTAAAAAAACTAATGGCAAACTTTAAACTCTAGCTCAAAATTGAGTTGTACTTTTAACTTATTTATACGATGTTTGAGCGAGCCGCTATTTTTTCAGCCATCTTTGTTTTTATTTGCTTTGGTATTATCGGACTAAAGTATTTTGATGCTGTTAAATCGAAGAACCAAGTAAGTACTTTATCAATATTTAGATATTACTAGCCCAATAAAACAACTACTAATTTTTATTAACTAGCAACTAGCTTTAATATTCTATTGTGTATGCTTCAGAACCTTCTAAAAGGTCACTACACTCCTAATAGACTCGCCTTTATGCATTAAATCAAAAGCATCATTAATTTGCTCTAAGGGCATTGTATGGGTAACTAAATCATCAATATTAATTTTTCCTTCCATATACCAATCAACAATTTTAGGTACATCTGTACGACCTCTGGCACCACCAAAAGCACTCCCTTGCCAGACTCTTCCTGTAACTAGTTGAAATGGACGAGTACTAATTTCTTCTCCTGCGCCAGCGACCCCGATTACTGTACTTACACCCCAACCTTTGTGACAACATTCTAGAGCTTGTCGCATCACCTGCACATTTCCAATACATTCAAAGCTATAGTCAGCACCACCATCAGTTAATTCCACTAAATAGGCAACTAAATCTCCATCAATCTCTTTTGGGTTGACGAAATCCGTCATCCCATAATGCTCTGCTAGTTGACGTTTATCGGGGTTAATATCTACACCGACAATTTTACTAGCACCAACCATTTTTGCTCCTTGGATCACGTTCAAGCCGATACCACCCAAACCAAATACGACTACATTGGCTCCTGGCTCAACCTTAGCTGTATTAATTACCGCACCTAAGCCGGTAGTTACCCCGCATCCAATCAAACATACTTTATCTAAAGGAGCATCATCACGAATCTTGGCTACAGCAATTTCTGGTAATACCGTATAGTTGGCGAAAGTGGATGTTCCCATATAGTGATAAAGCTGCTCTCCATTGAGGGAGAAACGACTTGTACCATTGGGCATCAGTCCTTTTCCTTGGGTAGCTCGAATTGCCTGACAGAGATTAGTTTTTTGGCTTAAACAGTACTTACATTGCCTACATTCAGGGGTATAGAGAGGAATAACTTTATCTCCTGGTTTAACACTAGTAACTCCTTCTCCTACCTCGGTAACAATTCCTGCTCCCTCGTGTCCTAGAATAGTAGGAAATAAACCCTCGGGGTCCGCACCTGAAAGAGTGTAAGCATCAGTATGGCAAACTCCTGTAGCTTTGATTTCTACTAAAACTTCCCCTTTGTTCGGTGCTTCTAATTGCACTGTTTCGATACTAAGAGGTTTACCTGAGCCAAAAGCTACTGCTGCTTTAACATCCATGCCCATTTGCTACTCAACTTGTTAACTATAGTTAAGGAAATTTTAGCTTATTAGAGATCGAGTCAGTATTGCGAGTTTTTCCTAAACTTTGCAGCGTGTAAATAAATAGTAAGTAATAATTTATTTTAGTTGCCGAATTTCCGGCAAAATCGTTGAAATTATCTAATTACAATAAACTGATGTCAACTTTTTCCCAGTCACCTAAGAATAACGCCAATAATCTTGAAGCAAGATTACAAATTGATTATTTATTAGATAATAAAACGATAGAAATAGAGGATAGGCAAGAAGTAATTAACGGTTTACAGCGAATACCAAAAACACTTCCTGCACGTTATTTTTATGATAGTAAAGGTTCCCAGCTATTTGAGCAAATTTGTCAGTTGCCAGAATATTATCCTACTCGTACTGAGGCTGGTATTTTAGAACAATATGCTGTCGAAATTGTAAATCAGACTAAGGCAGAAGAACTGATTGAATTGGGCAGTGGAAGTTCAAGTAAAACCCGCATTTTGTTAGATGCCTACCAACGTTTAAATAGGATTTTATATTATACTCCTGTTGATGTTAGTGACAGTATTTTAAAAGCAAGTGCTTACAATTTACTAGCTGATTATGAAAATTTAAAAATAGATGGAAAAGTTGCTACTTATAGTCAAGCACTGCAACAGTTGCAGAATTCGTTTCTTGGCACAAGAATGATTATTTTTTTAGGTAGTAGTATTGGTAATTTTGATAACTCAGAATGCGATCGCCTGATTGAGCAAGTTACCGCAGCTTTAAATCCTGGAGATTATTTTCTACTAGGTATTGATCTCCAAAAACCTTTGGAAATACTAAATGCAGCTTATAACGATGCCCAAGGGGTGACTGCTGCTTTTAATCTTAATATGTTGCAACATCTTAATCATCGTTTTCAAGGAAACTTTGATTTGTCATTATTTAAACATCAGGCTATTTATAACCAAATTGACAATCAAATTGAAATGTATTTGATCAGTCAGCAAACTCAATCTGTGACCTTAGAAAAACTTAATTTAACTATCGATTTAGCTGAAGGAGAGGCTATTTTAACTGAGATTTCTCGTAAATTTAATCTGGAGCAAATGGGGTCATATTTAGGCGATCGCCATTTAAAGCTAATTCAATCCTATACCGACCCTCAACAATGGTTTGGTTTATTGTTATGCCAAAAATCTAATTAACTAGATCCTCTCCACGGAAGTAGGAAGTAATCAGTAAAAGTGCTACTCATTACTCATTACTTTTTACTCATTACTCGTGAAAGATATTAACTAACAGCGAGAAACTTTGCTCCTTTATCCATTTCGCGATGCTTTCACTTCATCGCCTGCCTCCGCAAGCATTTTCCAAACACTTGGCTGAGGGTGTTGTTGAGTAATTTTTAACCAGTATTGTTGTTGTTGCATTAGAGAACTTGATTCAGTTTTAGAAACTAATATCGTCATTCCCCCAGTCAATTTTGACTGTTGATAGTTTATTTCTGGCTCTAACAATCGTTGTAGCTTACAGTATAATTCTTCAAATTCAAAAGGTTGATCGAGTACATCATTGGCACCTGCTACCAAAATTTGAAACTTAGAAATATTGTGGGAAATACACAAACAGATCAACGGAACATCATATAGAACTGAGTCTTGACGAAAGCCTTGAATAATTTCTAAAGAGTTTTTTACACTTGGGGCGATACTTAAGATTACTAACTGAGGCTTGACGATCTGACAGTGAATTTCAAATGCTAAAGCTTCAACATAGTTAAATCTAACAACTTCATGACCCCAATTTTCTAGGAGCAATTGAAGTAGCCAAAGGCTTTCAGAAGGATGCTCGATAAGCCATATAAGTTGGCGGGATCGACTAACAGTTAAAGACATTTATATTAGAGGCTTAAATAACGGTTTATAATCATTGCCTTGATTTTATCTGTTTGAGTATATATACCCCAGAGTAAAACTACTTAAATGGGGTGTAGCAAAATTAAAAGCGATTGGCTTTGCCACTGCCCGAAGGGCAATCGCCATATTGCTTTTCCTGCCAATGCTATTCCTCATCAAACTACGAACGAATGCGAACCAAGCGAATTACAGTCCGTTGATTGAGAGAAGATTCAGGGCTGACTCCTGGTAAAGGTTGGGAAGAACCCAATCCTTCAGAGACAAAATTATGGGGAAGGCTTTTACTTTTTAGATAATTCTGAACCACTTGAGCTCTTTGCTGGGAAAGGGTTTTATTTAGGGCAGCACTACCAGTACGGCTGGTATGACCTTGAACTTTAACAGCAATATTGGCAGCACTAAATTCATCAATTTCAGCAACCAATTGATCTAGGGTCTGTTTGCCTGAAGCAGTCAACTGTGCTGAACCAGTTTGGAATTGAACCTCTCCACGAACTTTTAGATTACCGATTGGGGCGGCTTGTTGAACTTGGGAAGAAGAAATTTGTTTTGTGGAACTATCTGATTTTCCCTTGAGCAGGGAGGCTAGTTCGGGGTTATCTGCTGCAATTGAATCAATGATAGTTGCTGTTTGTTCAGCTATGGGGGCAAGATACTGAGAATCATATAAAGCTTGGGGATTATCAGGGATGTTGTTAATACGTCCCGATAGGGTAAGAATTCCGGAGATCGCCTTAATTCTCTTTTCAAGGGTTCCATTATTCATCCAGTCTTGAGCTTCGACTGAGGTAAAAAACTTAATGCCATCTTTAATGGTTTGAGCTTCGGAGATGTTTAAATTGCCATCAGTAGCAATTTGCCTTACTAGCAGTCCTTTATCTTGTAAGGAGCTATCCAGTCGCCGATAATATGCTTCGACAAAATGTTTAACTACCTCTGGATGAGTTTGTAGTATGCGATCGCGCGCAACTGCTACGTCAACAATTGTTTTAGGAGCGTCACTGCTGCTAATTACTACGGTATTTCCTTGTTGTTTAGCTTCTGTGACATAGGGTTCCCATAATACCGCTAAGGCGATCTCTTTATCCTTCTGCATTTGTGACCAAGCAACACTGGCATCTTCGACTTTAACAATGTCTAAATCAGCAAGATTAAAGTTATCAAATTTGGTATCTAAAACGGTTGCTAAAAATTCACTGGGAGTATCGCCAGCATAGACTATTTTTAGCCTTTTTCCTTTGCCAGCTTGTTCTTGGATTAACTTTTCTAAATCGATTAGAGACTTTAGTTGCGGGTAATATTGACTATTGAGAACTACAGCATCAGCACCGACAGTGCGATCAAGTAGGGCAACAATTGTCCCCTTAGGTTGATGGATTAAATATTGATCTAAGGAGGTAACAATTAGATCGGCTTTTCCTTGATTAAGAGCTGATGTTCGTGCTTTTTGATCGAATTCATCAGCATACTTTAGTTCAATTCCTCGTTCTAGTAGAGAACCCTGAAAAGCACTACTTCGTAAAGTTGAATAACCGCTAAATGTATCACCTAAAGTGTTTAAAGTTGTTTTAGATTGGGGATTGGTTGTAGATGTGCGATCGCCTAAAGTTGTTTGATTGTCAAGAATTCCTAATTTATGGGCAAGCCATGCTCCTCCGAGGAGAAGAGAACCTGTAACTACAAAGGTTGTACCTAAGACGAGGATTTCTCGGTTTTTGTGTGTGGGCATGATTATTTTGTTAATTAAATCAGTTAGTTGCTCCAACCGATTTCCTTCGCGCCCTTGCCATTCAGTTTGGCTTGCCCAGCTTGGAGCTTTCAACCATTCTAACTAGAATTACTATAGTAGTTGCAATAGTTCCAAGCGATCTTGTTGGTATCTTTAAATTGTTAGCTATTGACTTTATACTTCTGGTCTAACAACCACTTCAGTTAATAACAAATCGCTTTTCAATCATTGCTTTTCGCCTCTAACTTAGCTAGCCGACTGGTAAGGTCTTGGTTAGCTTGCTTAAGGCGATCAAGTTCTTGTCGCAACTCTTTGACGGCTTTATCCGATCCCAAGTTTTTTTGGACTTTAGTTACAGCTTCCTCTGCACGGCGACGTACTCTACCGTCGGGAGTTTGTGCTGCCAAATCATTGAGAATGCTAATAGCCTGGGCAGTTTGCATCTGTCCTAATGCTCCAACTACTGCTACTTGGGTTAAGAAAAAAGACTCCCCAGCGATCGCTTCTAATTGTTCTAAAATTTCTCCTAATTTTTCGGGAGTTTGACCAGTGGAAACAGTTCCTAAACACCTTATAGCTGCTAGCCTTAAAGCCTGAGGAATACCGGGCTTAGTATATTCGAGGATCATATCAACTGCATCAGGAGAGGTTTTCATTTTACTCAACCCTGCGATCGCACCACTGCGGACTACTTCATTCCAGCCAGCCCGTTGTTCCAAAATAGTTTTGAGTAAAGCGATCGCCTCTGGTTGTTTCGCTTTTAGATTTCCTGCAACCATTCCTCCTAAACTCCGAGCAGCAGTAGCTTCGGCGTAGTAACTAGGATCTCCCTGATTTAGACAGTCTGCAATTATGTCAAAACTGACAGCAGTTTTAAAGTTGCTTAAGGCATCAATCACAGCTCGGCGTACTCTGGCATCTTGATCTTTTAAACCTTTTTTTAAAGCATCCACAGCTTGGTTAAGTTTGATTTTGCCCAGTTTTTTGGCTACTTCTACCCGAACTCCCCAGAATGAATCATTGACTAAAGATTCAGATAGGGCTTTGACTGCTTCTAATCCGCCTTTCTTGGACAACGCCGCCGCCGCATAAATCCGAGAAATGGGATCGGGGTCGTATTTGAGCTGATTTTTTAACTCAGCCACAGAATACTTAAGAGTAACGGTTTTCAGAAAACTATTACCAACATCAAAACTAACAAAATCAGGTTTGTTTTCTAGAGGGAAGTAAAAGCTTTGTTCTGCTTGATGAATACGTAGAGGAAATGTTTTGAGTTTGGTATCAGAATTATCTTTAGAGATATAGCCAAAGGCTACAGGTAGTTTCAAATCAAACAAATCTTTGCTGTCACTATCTTTTTTTGCTTGTTTTTGAGTAACAGTTAATTTCGCCAGATTACTATCCCCATCCCAGGAATAAGCCACTTGATAATCGGGATGACCACCACGAAAAACATACTGATCGAACAAAAACATCAAATTATAACCAGTAGCTTTATC
This genomic window contains:
- a CDS encoding Tab2/Atab2 family RNA-binding protein is translated as MHIWQADFYHLPSQSEDQQRQWELIICESPTLASDNHPEKLVYTAQCSSANANPQWLEQQILSVAKGQLPDKIQIFRPQSLGLLTVVAEKLGIEVEATRNTEVLKQVLTEKYNQQFPNHNPLALDQPPPQALPENIWGDQWQIANIAAGQIVDLFRDRPIPICHLPESFLPLNLGIAHNIMIPGIVVYGGRKTMQIARWIEQENPAYINYIPTEVGKSGGFILETGLVDRWVFNTFESEQATRVAQDYEQKKQVAKGLHFLLIQPDDSGMTYTAFWLLKA
- a CDS encoding site-specific DNA-methyltransferase — its product is MATGITKHEQLSEDAISASDFYEEPIPLPKKNEIATLTYSGKSSLDEIFCDVPRKFLRIESSLNTKLETIPTNSFVLDDNIFVLNELIRLNKKTTLFYLDPPYGTGHDFQCRKLKHAYKDNMGQAEYLEFMRRRLILMRECLKDNGSIYVHIGHQMLAHLKVVMDEIFGGNNFRNLITRRKCSSKNFTRNQYANLNDYILFYTKTSSYVWNQPGVVPEKEWIEKEYPKKDEFGRRFKLVPVHAPGTRNGETGKAWRGKLPPPGKHWQYTPSKLDELDREGDIHWSRNGNPRRKVYWNSDKKRPLTDYWEQYRDAHHQSIKITGYPTEKNFEMLKMIVSASSDPGDLVIDPFCGSGTTIHAARELGRKYIGIDASFSAAKATLHRMRYGLKPMGDYVNKKKKSKATQLPLEYSNHNNEECLFIVDSKLWEEYQNEIEKITFSP
- a CDS encoding 2-succinylbenzoate--CoA ligase, encoding MKPDLLTQLKKSTQRNWLENYDEQVDKSNLLIQNNSSQELYKLTQTRLKQIQSLTTKHQRKLKVVIVESHPIKFLATFLAAVIADIDLFLCDRHWQQQEWQQVLSLVSPDLVFADRVTKDLIIKTKASVNSLASQKYDLPEQSCIMIPTGGTSGKIRFTMHTWSTLTASVTGFQNYFGCHTINSCCILPLYHVSGLMQFMRSFSTQGNLIICPYKVIKTEPITLHKQEYFISLVPTQLQFLLKTIPEWLKQFKTVLLGGAPASRSLLELARRSQIPLAPTYGMTETASGVVTLKPNEFLAGNNSSGQILPHARVEIQSGTNSFPDNKTGLIRISSTSLCLGYYPRLLNQSQSLVTDDLGYLDENGYLYLVGRDSQKIITGGENVFPTEVEAAIWSTQLIRDVCVIGLPDRQWGQVVTAIYVPLNSEHDLDLIKQKIQLQLAKYKQPKKWIKVNSLPRNDRGKINYQLVKAIAVISPVKRDKP
- a CDS encoding S-(hydroxymethyl)glutathione dehydrogenase/class III alcohol dehydrogenase encodes the protein MDVKAAVAFGSGKPLSIETVQLEAPNKGEVLVEIKATGVCHTDAYTLSGADPEGLFPTILGHEGAGIVTEVGEGVTSVKPGDKVIPLYTPECRQCKYCLSQKTNLCQAIRATQGKGLMPNGTSRFSLNGEQLYHYMGTSTFANYTVLPEIAVAKIRDDAPLDKVCLIGCGVTTGLGAVINTAKVEPGANVVVFGLGGIGLNVIQGAKMVGASKIVGVDINPDKRQLAEHYGMTDFVNPKEIDGDLVAYLVELTDGGADYSFECIGNVQVMRQALECCHKGWGVSTVIGVAGAGEEISTRPFQLVTGRVWQGSAFGGARGRTDVPKIVDWYMEGKINIDDLVTHTMPLEQINDAFDLMHKGESIRSVVTF
- the egtD gene encoding L-histidine N(alpha)-methyltransferase; the encoded protein is MSTFSQSPKNNANNLEARLQIDYLLDNKTIEIEDRQEVINGLQRIPKTLPARYFYDSKGSQLFEQICQLPEYYPTRTEAGILEQYAVEIVNQTKAEELIELGSGSSSKTRILLDAYQRLNRILYYTPVDVSDSILKASAYNLLADYENLKIDGKVATYSQALQQLQNSFLGTRMIIFLGSSIGNFDNSECDRLIEQVTAALNPGDYFLLGIDLQKPLEILNAAYNDAQGVTAAFNLNMLQHLNHRFQGNFDLSLFKHQAIYNQIDNQIEMYLISQQTQSVTLEKLNLTIDLAEGEAILTEISRKFNLEQMGSYLGDRHLKLIQSYTDPQQWFGLLLCQKSN